From one Trifolium pratense cultivar HEN17-A07 linkage group LG1, ARS_RC_1.1, whole genome shotgun sequence genomic stretch:
- the LOC123902895 gene encoding thioredoxin-related transmembrane protein 2, translating into MGNESSNSISVLKLLNQTVSEPHYLFHFLTFFSYLVIRISATPVLAPHLTQTLLRREIQTLLAFAVLALIKGVREDTWEAFIADALFLAKICLFALTYTMDRRIAVWYILVFLVIHVLTQQPPSQGLGTCNKLTPLLLESLLTEGNTSRFWLVEFSASYSSACIRSSQQFPELSITYSTKILSFGMVDLGLFPNAAEKFGVSLSGSMGQLPSFILFDNATEIARFPELGSETSFFNPTITKGLLSRHFELDRHLLEYINGK; encoded by the exons ATGGGGAATGAAAGTAGCAACAGCATTTCAGTATTGAAATTGCTTAATCAAACGGTTTCAGAACCTCACTATCTCTTCCATTTCTTAACATTTTTCTCCTATTTAGTTATTCGAATCTCTGCAACACCAGTTTTAGCTCCTCATCTTACTCAAACTCTCCTTCGTCGc gaGATTCAAACGCTGTTAGCTTTTGCTGTTTTGGCTTTAATCAAG GGTGTGAGAGAGGACACATGGGAAGCCTTCATAGCTGATGCACTTTTCCTTGCCAAG ATTTGTCTTTTTGCTCTTACCTATACAATGGACCGCCGCATAGCTGTTTGGTATATTCTTGTATTTTTAG TTATACATGTGCTGACACAACAACCTCCATCTCAAGGACTAG GTACCTGTAACAAGCTAACACCATTGTTATTGGAAAGCCTGCTAACAGAGGGGAACACTTCAAGATTTTGGCTG GTGGAATTCAGTGCTTCTTATTCATCTGCTTGCATTCGTTCAAGTCAACAGTTTCCTGAGCTCTCAATTAC ATATTCAACCAAAATCTTATCATTTGGAATGGTTGATCTTGGACTCTTTCCCAATGCAGCTGAAAAATTTGGAGTATCTCTCAGTG GAAGCATGGGTCAGCTTCCatcatttatcttatttgaCAATGCAACTGAAATTGCCCGCTTTCCAGAGTTGGGTTCCGAAACATCATTTTTCAACCCTACAATTACAAAG GGACTTCTTTCTCGACATTTTGAGCTTGATCGGCACCTTCTTGAATATATTAATGGTAAATAG